In one window of Leifsonia sp. NPDC080035 DNA:
- a CDS encoding SpoIIE family protein phosphatase gives MVTEQRRQEALSALGILDTAPEDRFDRVTRLAQRMFGVPMVSITLIDGDRQWRKSHRGLTTEAPRESAFCDVTMRQDSALVIADARSDERFQDNPFVVGDPHLRFYAGEPLHAAGGEAVGTLCVLDTEPHEFSDEEAVMLRDLADWVQAELVRDDDAGGVTLVQTALLPRRKPAATGFEVAAACESGARVSGDFYDWYDVDGGFCVTVGDVVGGGMPAAVVATTVRAALRSATPYAGIERAIAEVSRTLEEDLGRLSLLATVLHARVSSVGDVEYLDAGHGLAFIVREAGGLERLEGGLPLGKSAERVSRTAQLAPGDALLCLSDGAFDALGGEHGLRRSEAIVRGSATPAGAVSRIVGAACAEHPLSEALAIVVRRG, from the coding sequence ATGGTCACCGAGCAGCGCCGCCAGGAAGCCCTCTCCGCCCTCGGAATCCTCGACACGGCGCCGGAGGACCGCTTCGACAGGGTGACCCGGCTGGCCCAGCGGATGTTCGGCGTCCCGATGGTCAGCATCACCCTCATCGACGGCGACCGGCAGTGGCGCAAGTCGCACCGCGGCCTCACCACGGAGGCGCCGCGCGAGAGCGCGTTCTGCGACGTGACGATGCGGCAGGACTCCGCGCTCGTGATCGCGGATGCGCGGTCGGACGAGCGCTTCCAGGACAACCCGTTCGTCGTCGGCGACCCCCACCTCCGCTTCTACGCGGGCGAGCCGCTGCACGCGGCGGGCGGCGAGGCGGTCGGGACGCTGTGCGTGCTGGACACCGAGCCGCACGAGTTCAGCGACGAGGAGGCCGTGATGCTCCGGGACCTCGCCGACTGGGTGCAGGCCGAGCTGGTCAGGGACGACGACGCCGGCGGTGTCACCCTCGTGCAGACCGCGCTGCTGCCGCGCAGGAAGCCCGCTGCAACGGGCTTCGAGGTCGCGGCGGCGTGCGAATCGGGGGCCCGGGTCTCCGGCGACTTCTACGACTGGTACGACGTAGACGGCGGGTTCTGCGTGACCGTCGGCGATGTGGTCGGGGGTGGGATGCCCGCCGCGGTGGTCGCCACCACGGTGCGAGCTGCGCTCCGCAGCGCAACGCCGTACGCGGGCATCGAGCGGGCGATCGCCGAGGTCTCCCGGACGCTCGAGGAGGACCTCGGACGCCTCTCGCTGCTGGCGACGGTGCTGCACGCGCGCGTGTCGTCCGTCGGCGACGTCGAGTACCTGGATGCGGGTCACGGTCTCGCCTTCATCGTGCGCGAGGCGGGCGGCCTCGAACGTCTGGAGGGCGGCCTCCCGCTCGGCAAGAGCGCCGAGCGCGTCAGCCGCACCGCTCAGCTTGCGCCGGGGGATGCGCTGCTCTGCCTCAGCGACGGCGCATTCGACGCACTCGGCGGCGAGCACGGGCTGCGGCGCTCGGAGGCGATCGTCCGCGGCTCGGCGACACCGGCCGGCGCGGTCTCCCGCATCGTCGGCGCCGCCTGCGCCGAGCACCCCCTCAGCGAGGCGCTCGCGATCGTCGTGCGCCGCGGCTGA
- a CDS encoding M15 family metallopeptidase, protein MNAGEVRGGIRGRAARRWGAAALGGVLLAVLALTGCATGSGGAAAEPHRRPTNRPETNSPQPLPLPRPTPTTVPTATAVGFDKAAQSIDDPASTWVVVNKARALSPLDYAPADLDYPDVTYVNRQPMRREVADALVRMFHAGRVEAGLGFSVQSAYRSFESQTRVYDDDVHTNGQAYADTDTARPGHSEHQTGLAVDISAVPAHCSLAACFAGTPQGTWLAANAWRFGFLLRYPADKVPVTGFTFEPWHYRYIGVPLAAQLHTTGVTTLEEFFGVPGGTEYH, encoded by the coding sequence GTGAATGCGGGCGAGGTCCGGGGCGGGATCCGGGGGCGCGCGGCTCGCCGATGGGGTGCGGCCGCGCTCGGCGGTGTCCTGCTCGCCGTGCTGGCCCTGACCGGTTGCGCGACCGGGTCAGGGGGCGCCGCCGCGGAACCGCATCGGCGTCCCACGAACAGGCCGGAGACGAACTCGCCGCAGCCGCTCCCGCTCCCGCGCCCGACTCCGACGACGGTGCCCACGGCTACCGCAGTCGGCTTCGATAAGGCCGCCCAGTCGATCGACGATCCGGCGAGCACCTGGGTCGTCGTCAACAAGGCGCGAGCGCTGTCCCCGCTCGACTACGCGCCGGCCGACCTCGACTATCCGGACGTGACGTACGTGAACCGGCAGCCGATGCGCCGCGAGGTGGCGGACGCGCTCGTGAGGATGTTCCACGCGGGCAGGGTGGAGGCCGGGCTCGGCTTCTCCGTGCAGAGCGCCTACCGCTCGTTCGAGTCGCAGACGCGCGTCTACGACGACGACGTGCACACCAACGGCCAGGCGTATGCGGACACCGACACGGCCCGTCCGGGCCACAGCGAGCACCAGACCGGGCTCGCGGTGGACATCAGCGCGGTCCCCGCCCACTGCTCGCTCGCGGCCTGCTTCGCCGGCACGCCGCAGGGCACGTGGCTCGCCGCCAACGCGTGGCGGTTCGGCTTCCTGCTGCGCTACCCGGCCGACAAGGTCCCGGTCACCGGCTTCACGTTCGAGCCGTGGCACTACCGCTACATCGGCGTTCCGCTCGCCGCCCAGCTGCACACGACGGGCGTGACGACGCTCGAGGAGTTCTTCGGCGTCCCTGGCGGCACCGAGTACCACTGA
- a CDS encoding DUF1287 domain-containing protein: MSSHTKPRRLLLVAAAAAATALAFTGCAGEPSPVTKAMAGAEPAAKTQGTTVSAIHPATGSVSGGTVTITGTNLQKVETVTIGGQAATVTKAGKDKVVATVPAAQSFKTGAVPVAVTDANGKTISTGKTYDYQVQTAVDKQLAYAMAHWNDYNTAQYGDLNPVGGDCANFVSQSLIARGWQMNDDWYNHDAAADWSPAWGYVPAMDQYFRDNAAQLGLTEYSFDQRDKIKVGDIVMFDWNDNDSLDHVQIVSAVEKVDGQIKIKMVGHNEDTDYRDLDNAITVEHPGAIGHFWSLSK, translated from the coding sequence ATGAGTTCTCACACGAAACCCCGCCGTCTCCTGCTCGTCGCCGCTGCCGCCGCGGCCACCGCGCTGGCGTTCACCGGCTGCGCGGGCGAGCCCTCCCCGGTGACCAAGGCGATGGCCGGCGCCGAGCCCGCCGCGAAGACGCAGGGCACCACTGTGTCCGCCATCCACCCCGCGACCGGCAGCGTCTCGGGCGGCACCGTCACGATCACCGGAACGAACCTGCAGAAGGTGGAGACCGTCACGATCGGCGGCCAGGCGGCCACGGTGACGAAGGCAGGCAAGGACAAGGTCGTCGCGACCGTGCCCGCCGCGCAGAGCTTCAAGACGGGAGCCGTTCCGGTGGCGGTCACCGACGCGAACGGCAAGACGATCTCGACGGGGAAGACGTACGACTACCAGGTGCAGACGGCGGTCGACAAGCAGCTCGCCTACGCCATGGCGCACTGGAACGACTACAACACCGCGCAGTACGGCGACCTGAACCCGGTCGGCGGCGACTGCGCCAACTTCGTCAGCCAGTCGCTGATCGCCCGCGGCTGGCAGATGAACGACGACTGGTACAACCACGACGCCGCCGCCGACTGGAGCCCGGCCTGGGGCTACGTGCCCGCCATGGACCAGTACTTCCGGGACAACGCCGCGCAGCTCGGCCTCACCGAGTACTCCTTCGACCAGCGCGACAAGATCAAGGTCGGCGACATCGTCATGTTCGACTGGAACGACAACGACTCGCTCGACCACGTGCAGATCGTCTCGGCGGTCGAGAAGGTCGACGGCCAGATCAAGATCAAGATGGTGGGCCACAACGAGGACACCGATTACCGCGACCTCGATAACGCGATCACGGTGGAGCACCCCGGAGCGATCGGCCACTTCTGGAGCCTGTCGAAGTAG
- the pgm gene encoding phosphoglucomutase (alpha-D-glucose-1,6-bisphosphate-dependent), whose protein sequence is MDERAGTPAQPSDLIDVDALRRAYYELKPDVSIPEQRVVFGTSGHRGSSLNTAFNEDHIAATTQAIVEYRASQGITGPLFIGADTHLLSEFATTTALAVLVGNEVRVLVDEFDDWVPTPAVSHAIIAYNKAGHDDQADGIVVTPSHNPPSDGGFKYNPPHGGPADTDATSWIANRANEIIANGMRDVRMAEPAGVETYDFRGNYVADLENIIDVKAIRESGIRIGADPLGGASVHYWQAIADRYELDLTVVNPDVDPAWGFMTLDWDGKIRMDPSSPSAMASVVARAGEFDILTGNDADADRHGIVTPDGGLMNPNHYLAVAIDYLFRTRTGWRQDAAVGKTLVSSSIIDRVAESLGRRLWEVPVGFKWFVPGLIDGSVGFGGEESAGASFLRFDGSAWTTDKDGILLALLASEIRAVTGKSPSQLYRELTERFGDPVYQRVDAPASPEQKSALSKLDGDAIAATELAGEPITAKLSRAPGNDAPLGGVKVQTEKAWFAARPSGTENVYKIYAESFAGEENLREVQEEAKRIVGEALGG, encoded by the coding sequence GCGTTCAACGAGGACCACATCGCCGCCACCACGCAGGCGATCGTCGAGTACCGGGCCTCGCAGGGCATCACCGGCCCGCTGTTCATCGGTGCGGACACCCATCTGCTCAGCGAGTTCGCCACCACCACCGCGCTCGCGGTCCTGGTCGGCAACGAGGTCCGTGTCCTCGTCGACGAGTTCGACGACTGGGTGCCGACCCCGGCCGTCTCGCACGCGATCATCGCCTACAACAAGGCCGGCCACGACGACCAGGCCGACGGCATCGTGGTCACGCCGAGCCACAACCCGCCCTCCGACGGCGGCTTCAAGTACAACCCGCCGCACGGCGGCCCCGCCGACACGGACGCGACGAGCTGGATCGCGAACCGTGCCAACGAGATCATCGCGAACGGGATGCGGGACGTGCGGATGGCGGAGCCGGCCGGCGTCGAGACCTACGACTTCCGCGGCAACTACGTGGCCGACCTCGAGAACATCATCGACGTGAAGGCGATCCGCGAGAGCGGCATCCGCATCGGCGCCGACCCGCTCGGCGGCGCGAGCGTCCACTACTGGCAGGCGATCGCCGACCGGTACGAGCTCGACCTGACGGTCGTCAACCCGGACGTCGATCCGGCCTGGGGCTTCATGACGCTGGACTGGGACGGCAAGATCCGGATGGACCCGTCCAGCCCGTCCGCGATGGCCTCCGTCGTCGCCCGCGCCGGCGAGTTCGACATCCTGACGGGTAACGACGCCGACGCCGACCGGCACGGCATCGTCACGCCCGATGGCGGCCTGATGAACCCGAATCACTACCTCGCCGTGGCGATCGACTACCTGTTCCGCACCCGCACCGGTTGGCGGCAGGATGCCGCGGTCGGCAAGACGCTGGTCTCCTCGTCGATCATCGACCGCGTGGCGGAGTCGCTCGGCCGTCGGCTCTGGGAGGTTCCGGTCGGCTTCAAATGGTTCGTGCCCGGCCTGATCGACGGGTCGGTGGGCTTCGGCGGCGAGGAGAGCGCCGGCGCCAGCTTCCTGCGCTTCGACGGCTCGGCGTGGACGACCGACAAGGACGGTATCCTGCTCGCCCTGCTCGCCAGCGAGATCCGCGCAGTGACGGGCAAGTCCCCCTCCCAGCTCTACCGGGAGCTGACCGAGCGCTTCGGCGACCCGGTCTACCAGCGGGTGGACGCGCCGGCGAGCCCGGAGCAGAAGTCCGCGCTGAGCAAGCTCGACGGCGACGCGATCGCCGCCACCGAGCTGGCGGGCGAGCCGATCACGGCCAAGCTGAGCAGGGCGCCCGGCAACGATGCTCCCCTCGGCGGCGTGAAGGTGCAGACCGAGAAGGCGTGGTTCGCCGCGCGCCCCAGCGGCACCGAGAACGTCTACAAGATCTACGCGGAGTCGTTCGCCGGCGAGGAGAATCTGCGCGAGGTCCAGGAGGAGGCCAAGCGGATCGTCGGGGAGGCGCTGGGCGGCTAG
- a CDS encoding MDR family MFS transporter, translated as MSNAAAATAAPKPIMTHRQILLVIFGLMAGMFLSALDQTIVGTAIRTIGDDLHGLSQQAWVTTAYLILSTISTPIYGKLSDIFGRRPLFIIAIVIFIIGSVLASFSTSMLELAAFRAIQGLGAGGLMSMPLAIMGDMLAPRERAKYQGYFLAVFGISSLIGPLIGGLFAGASEILWIPGWRWVFLINVPIGIAALFMVVRFLHLPKHDRGAARIDWWGAAGVIVALVPLLLVAEQGREWGWSSAGSIACYVIGAIGIIAFILIEMAMKDDALIPLKLFRSSTFSMATIIGVLVGFGMFGAMLTLPLYLQIVLGATPTESGLQLLPMILGLMISSIVSGQIIARTGHYRQFPIIGTAMLAGGFFYLTFLRFGDSYWFIAGAMLLIGLGLGQLMQTLTIASQNSVGLRDMGVATSASTFFRQIGGTLGTAVLLSLLFTVFPTHIQTALTDKPTLTNALDAALTPSVASAPENKQIMHQVYTPITSKATEATQQQLQKAVDGAKSAASAAVAAQVAAGAIPPQAQAQAEAAAQQQAIQGATAKIQAQAPYAKVATDGTVTLDFSDEAARSAYVDALVPRLQTELKKSNGSTDASATNDTSFLNNADPRLSKPFLVAFNDSAVQVYWVAMIVVLVAFVLSLFFKTPPLRAKSALQEAADARTEAAAAEAAAGEREPVPAGAVRSEAAQREDLEETDLGIIASRVAGETGALIEPVVDTASVAAQRPRPATD; from the coding sequence ATGTCAAACGCAGCAGCGGCGACCGCCGCACCGAAACCGATCATGACGCATCGCCAGATCCTCCTGGTGATCTTCGGCCTGATGGCCGGCATGTTCCTCTCGGCCCTCGACCAGACCATCGTCGGTACCGCCATCCGGACCATCGGCGACGACCTGCACGGTCTGAGCCAGCAGGCCTGGGTCACGACCGCGTACCTCATCCTCTCGACGATCTCGACGCCCATCTACGGCAAGCTCTCCGACATCTTCGGACGCCGCCCGCTGTTCATCATCGCCATCGTCATCTTCATCATCGGCTCGGTGCTCGCCTCGTTCTCGACCTCGATGCTCGAGCTCGCGGCGTTCCGCGCGATCCAGGGCCTCGGCGCCGGTGGTCTGATGTCCATGCCGCTCGCCATCATGGGCGACATGCTCGCCCCGCGCGAGCGCGCCAAGTACCAGGGCTACTTCCTCGCCGTCTTCGGCATCTCCAGCCTCATCGGCCCGCTGATCGGCGGCCTGTTCGCGGGTGCGAGCGAGATCCTCTGGATCCCGGGCTGGCGCTGGGTCTTCCTCATCAACGTGCCGATCGGCATCGCCGCGCTCTTCATGGTCGTCCGCTTCCTGCACCTGCCGAAGCACGACCGCGGCGCCGCCCGCATCGACTGGTGGGGCGCCGCCGGCGTCATCGTGGCGCTCGTCCCGCTCCTCCTGGTCGCCGAGCAGGGCCGGGAATGGGGCTGGAGCAGCGCCGGGTCGATCGCCTGTTACGTGATCGGCGCGATCGGCATCATCGCCTTCATCCTCATCGAGATGGCGATGAAGGACGACGCGCTCATCCCGCTGAAGCTCTTCCGCTCCAGCACCTTCTCGATGGCGACCATCATCGGCGTTCTCGTCGGCTTCGGGATGTTCGGCGCGATGCTGACTCTGCCGCTTTACCTGCAGATCGTGCTCGGCGCGACCCCGACCGAGTCCGGCCTTCAGCTGCTCCCGATGATCCTCGGCCTGATGATCTCCTCCATCGTCTCCGGCCAGATCATCGCGCGCACCGGCCACTACCGGCAGTTCCCGATCATCGGCACGGCGATGCTCGCCGGCGGCTTCTTCTACCTGACGTTCCTGCGGTTCGGCGACTCGTACTGGTTCATCGCCGGCGCGATGCTGCTCATCGGCCTCGGCCTCGGCCAGCTGATGCAGACGCTGACGATCGCCAGCCAGAACTCGGTCGGCCTCCGCGACATGGGTGTGGCGACCAGCGCATCCACGTTCTTCCGTCAGATCGGTGGAACGCTCGGCACCGCCGTGCTGCTCTCGCTGCTGTTCACGGTGTTCCCGACGCACATCCAGACGGCGCTCACCGACAAGCCGACGCTCACCAACGCACTGGATGCTGCGCTGACCCCCTCGGTCGCCTCGGCTCCCGAGAACAAGCAGATCATGCACCAGGTCTACACGCCGATCACGAGCAAGGCGACGGAGGCGACCCAGCAGCAGCTGCAGAAGGCCGTCGACGGCGCGAAGTCGGCCGCAAGCGCCGCGGTCGCTGCCCAGGTCGCCGCCGGCGCCATCCCGCCGCAGGCTCAGGCCCAGGCGGAGGCGGCCGCCCAGCAGCAGGCCATCCAGGGCGCGACGGCCAAGATCCAGGCGCAGGCTCCCTACGCGAAGGTCGCCACCGACGGGACGGTGACGCTCGACTTCTCCGACGAGGCCGCCCGTTCCGCGTACGTGGACGCGCTGGTGCCGCGGCTGCAGACGGAGCTGAAGAAGTCGAACGGGTCGACCGACGCGTCGGCGACCAACGACACCTCGTTCCTGAACAACGCGGATCCGCGGCTCTCCAAGCCGTTCCTCGTCGCCTTCAACGACTCGGCGGTGCAGGTCTACTGGGTCGCGATGATCGTTGTGCTCGTCGCGTTCGTGCTCTCGCTGTTCTTCAAGACCCCGCCGCTGCGCGCCAAGTCCGCGCTGCAGGAGGCGGCGGACGCGAGGACGGAGGCCGCCGCGGCGGAGGCCGCTGCCGGCGAGCGCGAGCCCGTCCCCGCCGGCGCCGTCCGGTCGGAGGCCGCCCAGCGCGAGGACCTCGAGGAGACCGACCTCGGCATCATCGCCAGCCGCGTGGCGGGCGAGACCGGCGCGCTCATCGAGCCGGTCGTCGACACGGCCTCGGTCGCCGCGCAGCGACCGCGGCCCGCGACCGACTGA